The Monodelphis domestica isolate mMonDom1 chromosome 7, mMonDom1.pri, whole genome shotgun sequence genome window below encodes:
- the LOC103094422 gene encoding olfactory receptor 13D1-like, translating into MDKENYTAVTEFFLIGLSHYPSLQISLYALCLVMYLVIILGNSILIIISIQDPRLHTPMYFFLGNLSFLDICYTSSSIPPMLVNFMSVRKSISFTGCALQMVISLGMGCTECVLLAVMAFDRYVAICNPLRYTIIMNKGLCVQMATWTWASGFLYSLLLTLLAMMRPFCNNIIDHLTCEILALLKLICGDISLNVFVMTVGNFFFLVFPLLLIFFSYVFILSTILRINSSEGRKKAFSTCSAHLTVVILFYGSALFMYMKPQSKDTKTSDELIGLSYWVVTPMLNPIIYSLRNNDVKQGVEKVLMKNLYLRRK; encoded by the coding sequence ATGGACAAAGAGAATTATACAGCAGTGACTGAATTTTTTCTGATTGGACTTTCTCATTACCCAAGTCTCCAGATATCTCTTTATGCTCTCTGCCTAGTCATGTATCTGGTGATCATATTAGGAAACAGCATCCTCATTATAATCAGCATCCAGGATCCCCGTCTTCACACACCCATGTACTTTTTCCTCGGGAATCTTTCCTTCCTGGATATCTGTTACACATCCTCCTCTATTCCTCCAATGCTAGTAAATTTCATGTCTGTAAGGAAATCCATTTCCTTCACTGGATGTGCATTGCAGATGGTGATTTCTCTAGGAATGGGGTGCACAGAATGTGTGCTTCTGGCTGTGATGGCTTTTGACAGGTATGTTGCTATCTGTAATCCCTTGAGGTATACCATCATCATGAATAAAGGACTTTGTGTCCAGATGGCAACTTGGACCTGGGCATCAGGCTTTCTGTATTCTCTGCTACTCACTCTGCTGGCTATGATGAGACCTTTCTGTAACAACATCATTGACCATCTTACCTGTGAGATCCTGGCTCTTCTCAAACTTATTTGTGGAGACATCTCCCTCAATGTGTTTGTCATGACAGttgggaatttcttttttttagtcttccctttgctcctcattttcttctcctatgTCTTCATCCTCTCCACTATCCTGAGGATCAACTCCagtgaagggagaaagaaagcctTTTCTACCTGCTCAGCCCATCTTACTGTGGTGATCTTGTTCTATGGTTCAGCCCTTTTCATGTACATGAAGCCCCAGTCAAAGGATACTAAGACTTCTGATGAACTCATTGGGCTCAGTTACTGGGTAGTGACCCCCATGCTGAACCCTATCATTTATAGCCTGAGGAACAATGATGTAAAACAGGGTGTAGAGAAAGTCCTTATGAAAAATCTGTATTTGAGgagaaagtaa